Part of the Bacillus cabrialesii genome is shown below.
TTCCGCGATAATAAAATCCACCTTCTTCTCATCAAAGCTGCGTAACGCATCATACAGCCCTGCCGCGACCGTCTCAAGCTGAGCCCGTTTTCCGCAGCTTTTCACATAATCAGCGGAATAAACGCCCGCGTTTTCTTCTGTCGTCAGGACACCGACCCGTCTTCCGCCCTGTTGATATTCTTGAATGAGGTGCTGAATGCGCTCTGGGCTGCCTTCGCAAATGGCAAGCGGCGCTGTCGGTGCATAATGTGTATATTTCATCCCTGGAGAAATCGGCTTCTCATTTTGATCGCTGAGCCCTTTATCCACAAGGATCGGTCCGATCTCAGCTTCAATTTGTTCTTTCGTAATGCCGCCCGGGCGGAGGAGAACAGGAATGTCGCCCGCACATGAAAGGACCGTTGATTCGACCCCAATTCCAGTAGGGCCTCCGTCCATAATTCCGGCTATGCGGCCATCCAAGTCGTATGCTACATGTTCCGCCTTTGTCGGACTTGGCTTGCCTGATAGATTGGCGCTCGGTGCCGCAATCGGCAAACCAGACTCGCGAATCAATGCGAGGGCAAGCGGATGATCCGGCATCCTAATGGCAACCGTTTCAAGCCCTGCCGTTACACGAGGTGAGAGCGCACCAGGTTTGCAAGGCAGAATGAGCGTAAGGGCACCCGGCCAAAACCGCTTCATCAATGTTTTTGCCTTTTCAGGCGCCGAACCCGTTAAACCGTCAAGCTGGCTGATATCCGCAATGTGGACAATCAAAGGATTATCGCTCGGACGCCCTTTCGCCTCGTATATCTTTTTGACGGCATCTGTGTTTTTCGCGTTTGCGCCGAGGCCGTATACCGTTTCTGTCGGGAACGCAACGACTTCATTTTCCCGGAGCAAAGCGGCTGCTTGTGCAATTTGTGGATCATTTGTGGATAACTCGCCAGTTACATCCACAAACCATCTTTTCGTTTTCATTTTTTGACCAAACTCCTTATTCACAACAATAAAACGACTGTTTTACGCGTGTAATCCTTTTGAAAGTATAAAAGATGTCCTGTAATAAAACAAGCGTTATCCACAAATTGTGGACAACGCTAATGAGGAAGTGGATAAGTATGTGTATAAATCCTACTTATCCAGATGATTTTTTCATCAAGACGGCCCCTTCCGTTTGCCGCGATTCACAGAAGTGATCAGAAGAAAACAGCTCTTCCGGTACGCTTTCAGCTGGTTCAAATCCCATGGCCGCAAGGAAGTCAGCAGAGGAATGCTGATTTGCTATTAAATATACTGTTTTGATCTGGTGCTTTTCGCACAGCAGCTCCATGCTCTGAAAAAGCGTCACAATATGCCCTTGGTGAAGCTTGTCCGATATCACAAGTGATCGCAGCAGCCCTTGATCACAGCTTATTTTTTCAATTCCGAGACATCCGGCAATGTTTTTCTCGCTGTCCTCCAGCATAAGGAATTGAGCGAAGCCTTCTTTCACGCCTTCATGATTGGTTTTCGCCTGTTTTAAAAATTCCTCGAGCACGTCTCCGTCTTTTTCCCTTGCCATCCGCAGTTGATAAAACATCCGTTCACCCCGTTTTGCATTCTTTCTTCCAATCTATGAGGCAAATCTATTTTTAGACCAGGTGATTAGGAAAAAAGGTCGGAAATCCATTCGACTAAGAAGAATTTCACTTCTGTGCCGTCTTCCTTTTCTTCTTTCTCTTCTTTTTTGGCTTTTTCAGCTTTAGCGGTTACGTCTTCAAGCACTTTTTCAGTCTGCTTTTTTGAAGCTTCTTTATCTTCCTGCTCTTTGACGGCTTCACCGTTAGAAAAATCGAGAAAGCATAGCGGCGGGAACAGCACACACCACCAGTTGGCCCCTTCGCCGTTTCCAAGCGTAATCAGAATCGCTTCATACTCGCCGGCTGGATAAACCATGTTGCCATAAAGCTTTGTCGGAAATGAGATTTTGTCAAAATCAACGGATATCGATTGGTTGGCTCCTTCTTCCCTCATCGTTTCCTTAGCGATTTCTTTGATTTCAGGAAGCTTTGAGCGAATCACACGACGAGCTTCTTCTATAGAAGTCATATCCTTTACCCAGATTGTGATTTCTTTATTCACCGCGTCTCTGATATGACGTTTTAATTGCTGATCTTCGTCACTATCACTGTTTGCTAATATTCTTAAACGAATCGCCTGATCCGGTATGACCACCGGCTGATTTTCTGATTGCTGTGCCGTTTCTTCTTTTGCCAGCCCCACAAGCGCTCCGGATAATAAAAGAAAGATATATATACAAATGATTACTGTTTTTTTCATCGGTCCCCACCGTTCCTCTCCATGCTTTGTTTCTAGCCCTATTATGGACAAGGAGAGCCTACGGTAAACGTACAGGGTGAAAAAAATCTAGCAAGCTGTTAATCTTATTTATGGTACGATAGTGTTTTAGGAGGTTTAAGATGAAATATAATTATACAGTGCTGTTATCAGCATTTACGATGTCGGTGCTTTATTCGATTATTTATATTCACTCATTCATCATTGCCGCTCTCATCACAATGGCATTTTATTTTCTGTTTCCTTATTTGATATTCGCGCTGCCGCTTCAATTCATGATGAATAAAAAACCGAAACGGTTCAGCCCTTTGTACCTGCTGTATTACCTTGTCTCGGCTTTTATTGCCAACGCGATCATTTTCGGCGTGCTGCAGCCTTCCGGACAATCTCTGCTCCAAAATACAGCCTTCTATCTTTTCGCTGTATTAACAGCGCTTGTCTATTGGATATGGGATTCTGTTTTACTGCAAAAAAAGGAAGCCTAAGGGGCTTCCTTTTTTGATTAAAACAAAACCGTCAGCAAATAACATAGAATAGAAGGGATCGCCGCAACAAAGAAAGCAGCCGCCATTTTCATGCGGGCTGTACGGCCTTCCTTGGTTTCTGAATGGTAGTTTGCCCGCTGATCGCTTCCGCTTACAGCCAAACCCGATGTAATGATCGCAAGCCCAATCAAAACAAGAGACGCAACGCCGAACATCGTTTCATATGAAAGAGCCTGCGGAAAAATGGTACCAATCATGCTCTCAATCGCAATGAGCAAGATTCCTGCTGTCAGGGCCTTTTTCATCTTTTACATCCCCTTTGCTGGTGTTAAAACAGCTTGATTCATCAACTCGCCAGCAAGCTGCTTATTTATTTTTATGAATCACAGCGCATATGGTTCTGTCTTTTCCGTTAATATCTTTCAGCACTTCCACTTCCGCATCCTTAAACGCCTTTAGGATGAGTTCTTTGACCGCCGCTCCCTGCTTCCATCCGATTTCAAAAACGACAAACACTTTATCCTCCATGACCAGCGGGATGTCTTCCATAAACCGCTTATAAAACTTCAGCCCGTCTCCGCCATCGGTAAGAGCGTGCAGCGGCTCATGAAAACGGACAATCTCCGACAGATCAGCCATTTCTTCTTCTGAAATATATGGAGGATTCGAGACGATAATATCCGCTTTTTTTCCTGCCTTAATAAAAGGCTCAAGCAGGTCGCCCTGATAAAAGCGCACATCCGCTCCGAGCTTATCCGCATTGGCGGAGGCAACTTGAAGCGCCTCCTTCGAAATATCGACAGCTGACACAGAAAAGTTTTGGTTTTCAAGCGCAAGTGTGACGGCTATCGCCCCGCTCCCTGTACCGACGTCAACAACTTCAAGCTTGCTGACTTCAGAAAAGACACGCCGATATTTTTCAAGCAAATGATAGACAACCTCTTCTGTTTCCGGCCGGGGGATCAGCACATCATCATTCACCATAAATTCACGCCCGTAAAAAAACTCTTTTCCGATAATGTACTGAACCGGCACGCCCTCTTTATGCATCTCAACGTGGCGCTTAAAGCGATACAGCTCATCTTCGCCAATCGGCTCCTGTAAGCTGGCGAGCAGCTTGCTTCTGTCCATTCCGGTATCATAAAGCAAAAGAAGCTCGGCCGCATTTTCTTCTCTTCCCGCTTCGGTTAAATAAGAAGAAGCCCATTTCAGGGCTTCAAATATCGTCTTCATCTTAACCTTCCGACTGCTGAAGCTTGCTTGCCTGATCTTCAACGATCAGCGCTTCAACCACTTCGTCAAGTTTTCCCTCAAGAATCTGATCAAGCTTTTGAATCGTCAGGCCGATTCTGTGATCCGTCACACGGTTTTGCGGGAAGTTGTATGTGCGGATACGCTCAGAGCGGTCGCCTGACCCGACAGCTGATTTCCGTGTTTGATCATATTCAGCCTGGGCTTCCTGCTGAAATTTATCATAGATTCTGGCACGGAGAACCTTCATTGCTTTTTCTTTGTTCTTGATCTGAGATTTTTCATCCTGGCATGATACAACAACACCTGTCGGCAAGTGCGTCAGACGAACGGCAGACATTGTTGTGTTAACGCTTTGTCCGCCCGGTCCGCTTGATGCAAACGTATCGACACGGATATCCTTCTCATGAATGTCAACCTCTACCTCTTCTGCCTCAGGAAGACATGCCACTGTTGCAGTAGATGTATGGATACGACCGCCGGATTCCGTTTCCGGAACACGCTGTACGCGGTGGGCGCCGTTTTCATATTTAAGTTTAGAATACGCGCCGCTTCCCGTAATCATAAAGATGATCTCTTTGTAGCCGCCCGTTCCGGTTACATTCGCCTCCATGACCTCTGTTTTCCAGCCTTGAAGCTCCGCATAACGGGAATACATTCTGTACAGGTTGCCCGCGAATAAAGCGGCTTCCTCGCCTCCCGCAGCCCCGCGGATCTCCATGATAACGTTTTTGTCGTCATTAGGATCTTTCGGGATCAGGAGCACCTTCAGGCGTTCGGACAGTGTTTCTGTTTCCTTCTGAAGTTCGGAAATCTCTTCCTTCACCATGTCGCGCATCTCAGCATCCAGCTTCTCTTCAAGCATCGCTTTTGCATCAGCCAGCTGTTCTGACGCATCTCTGTATTGTCTATATACGTCAACTGTTTCTTGTATATCAGATTGCTCTTTTGAATATTCTCTTAGCTTTTTCGGATCGTTAACTACTTCTGGATCGCTTAAAAGCTCATTTAATTTTTCGTATCGTTCTTCGATTGACTTTAAACGGTCTAACACGGTCTTCACCTCTGTTTTCCTGTGCGTAACATTCTCATTATAGTATAGTGATTAACCCCAGTCAAAAGCATTTCAATCCCAGCTGAAAATGCCTCTTCTGCTATACTGGGAATCGAGGAGGGATGATGTTGCTGAAATCCATACATCATATTGCAATCATATGTTCAGATTATGAAAAGTCGAAAGCTTTTTACGTACATAAGCTTGGTCTCCAAGTCATTCAAGAAACATACCGCGAAGAACGCGGCTCCTATAAGCTTGATTTGTCGCTAAACGGCTCGTATGTCATTGAACTATTCTCATTTCCCGATCCACCCGCGCGTCAAACCCGGCCAGAAGCGACAGGCCTGCGCCACCTCGCCTTTACAGTCAGCAGCTTGGATAAGGCGGTTCAGGAGCTTTATGAAAAAGGAATCGAAACAGAGCCGATCAGAACAGATCCGCTGACCGGCAAGCGTTTCACCTTCTTTTTTGACCCTGACCAGCTTCCTTTAGAGCTGTATGAGCAATAACGGTTTTTGAAGAAAAAAAGGAGATCCCCACTTTCTTTGCCGAATCTTTTCTTGTTTTGTCTAACGGGAAGGGAACCGCATTCTATGGTCGAATACCTAGCTAAAAAGGAGGTATGGGATCATGAATACAAATATGGTAGCAAGTGAACTCGGCGTCTCCGCAAAAACGGTGCAGCGGTGGGTGAAGCAGCTGAATCTCCCGGCAGAACGCAATGAGCTCGGACACTATTCATTCACGCCAGAAGACGTGAAGGTTCTAAAATCTGTTCAAAAACAAATTTCTGAAGGCACGGCGATTCAGGATATTCATGTGCCGCAAAGCGCTAAAAAGCGCACAGGCTTTCTTGTCCAAAAGACAAGCGGAGACACAGAACGGAGAATTGAACAGCTCGAACAGAAGCTGGACACCCTATTACAGCAAAAGCAGGACGAAAACGAACTGCTGGCAAGGATCGGGGAATTGGAACGCCAGCTGAAACAAAAAGCCGATGAGGGTGTATCTTACCAGCTGCTTCAGCACCGAAGAGAACTCGATGACATCCTTGCAGACCTGCAATCGCTGACCTCACAAATGAAAGAATTCACCGCCCAGCCGATCCCCGAGACCGCTGCCGCTTCCGAAAAAACCAAAACAAGAAAAAAACCGCTCATGTCACTGTTCAAATTTCAAACCTAAAGCAAAAAGCTCCCCGTAAAGGGAGCTTTTTGAATTACGCAGTAAGCGCGATAATAATTGGAAGTGAAATCAATGACAGAATCGCACTGACCACAAACGCTGTCGCAGTTTCTTCTTCTTGTTTCTCGAAACGAGTCGCAATCATGGCTGCAACGGCAGAACCAGGGAATGCTACAAGAAGGATTGCTTTTGTCATTTGGTCCGCTGGAAGTCCTACTGCAAGAGCAATCAGGAACATTAACGCAGGCTGAACCGCAACTTTTAGTAACGCAATACCGATAGCCGGCATACTGAGTTTAATTTTACGAATACCAACTGTAACACCGACAGCAAAGAGAGCAACACCAGATGTTGTGCTTCCAAGCTGATCAAGCATTTTAACACCCAGCTCAGGAAGAGTGAAGTTGAAAACCAACACTAAGACCATACTGATTAACGGAGCAGCTGCAAGCGGCTCACAAAGACCATGCAGGATTGATTTTCCTGTCATCTTCCAGAAGCTGTCGCCGCCCTCTTCGTTTTTCTTAGAGGACTCACCGACAGTAGCAATAATGATCGCAAGCGGATCAAGAATCGCGTTAACAACGATACCTGTAACCGCGATCGGAATCGCAACCTCTTGCGCACCGAACAAGCTTCCCAATACAGGAATACCCATAAACGCGAATGTCGGCTGTGCAGAGTTCAAAGAAAATACAGATGAGTTCGTCAAATCATACTTGAAGATAAATCTGCAAACCAAAAGAATGATGATATAGAAACCAACAATCCCAATAATTAAAGAAACCATCAATGGAACTTGTGATAAAAATTCACTTCTGGAAGTTGTCAAAATACCAGCGATAAAGTGAGCTGGAAGTGCGTATTTCGTTACTAACGTACTTACCCCTTTTGCCGACTTGGCATCATAACTTCCAAAATGTCCTGCAAACCAACCCAGCACGATAACAAAGAAAATCGGTGCCAGGAGGATTAAGATATCTAAGATGCTCAAAATATTCTCCTCCAAATCCTATGTCCGTATACTTTAGCTTTACAAAAAGCTTTCCCTCGGACGAAAAAATTTACTCGCTAATTATTTTGCGATGACTTTTTTGTATTCAGGTGTCCACATTGCATCAAGAACCGCTTGTTTTACATCTTCAGGCTGACGATTTGCTACGCCTTCTTTAATAGCTGCTTCAGCAACGGCAATCGCAACTTGAATAGAAACTTCTTGTAGCTTATCGATGCTTGGAAGCAATCCTGCTCCAGGTGTTTCGAAGTCAACCATTTCAGCAATCGCATCAGCTGTTGCAGCAAACATCGCAGGCGTAATGATACGCGCTTCGGCTACAATTGAACCAAGTCCAAGACCAGGGAACGCGAATGCGTTGTTAGATTGTCCGATTTCATAAGAAACACCGTTGTATTCTACATTGTCAAATGGGCTTCCTGTTGCTACAAGCACTTTTCCGTCAGTCCATTTGAACAGATCTTCAGGAACAGCTTCTGCAAGGTGAGTCGGGTTAGACATCGGCATGATCACCGGACGGTCTACGTGAGATGCCATCTCTTTCACAATTTCCTCTGTGAACGCTCCTGAAACCCCTGAAGTACCGATTAAGATCGTTGGTTTCGCTTGGCGAACCACTTCATCGAATGAAATTTGGCCTTTTTCATCACGTTTCCAGTCTTTCACTTCTTCTGCACTGCGAAGGTAAGGTTTTTGGAAATCAAGGATGCCTTCCATATCGTCTGTTAACAGGCCTCTGTAATCAATTGTGAAGAACGCTTTGTTTGCTTCTTCTTCAGATAATCCAGCAAGCACCATTGTGTCGCGGATTTGGTCAGCAATACCGATACCGGCAGAACCAGCACCAAAGACAACAACACGCTGATCTTTAATAGATGCGCCAGTTTTCTTCATCGCTGCAAGCACACCAGCAAGTGTAATTGCGCCTGTACCTTGAATATCATCGTTGAATGTCAGGATTTCGTTGTTGTATTTTTTCATGATATTGCGCGCGTTTTTGTTACCAAAGTCTTCCCAGTGAAGAAGCGCTTTAGGGAAGAATTTAAGCGCAGCTTTTACATACGCATCAACGAATTCTTCATAACGTTCATCAGAAATACGTTCATGATGGTTACCAATGTATAAAGGATCATTTAAAAGTTTTTCGTTGTTTGTACCGACATCAAGCACTACAGGAATAACACGGCTAGGGTCAATACCAGCTGCAGCAGTGTACACAGCCAATTTACCGATAGCGATGTTAATACCGCCTACACCCCAGTCACCGATACCAAGGATACTTTCAGAGTCAGTGGCAACGATAAGATCAATATCGCCTGCCGTCGCATGAAGGTTTTCAAAAGCCTTTTCAATACCGTCAATGTTGTCGATTGACAAGTAGATACCTTGAGGTCTTCTGTATTCATGGCTGTATTCTTGAATTGCTTCACCAACTGTTGGTGTGTATACAACAGGAAGCATTTCACGAAGGTGATTTTGAAGCAATTTATAGAAAAGAACTTCATTGCGGTTAGCAAGATCATTTAAGTAAACATTTTGACGAAGGCGGTCAGGCTGCGCTTGGAATTGCTCGTATGCGCGTTGCGCTTGTTGATCAAGAGAAAGTACAGTTGGCGGAAGAAGTCCTTCTAAGCCAAGCTCTTGTCTTTCTTCTAATGTAAAAGCAACACCTTTATTTAAAGTTGGAATCGATAAAACTTCTTTTCCTCTAAGAGTTGTTTCTAAGTGGCCTTCTTTTGTTTTTTTTATGTTATTCAAGCAAATCTCCTTCTTTCTTGAAATAGTTAACCAAGTTAAGTAATAACCCTCTAAAAAATGACCGATCATGATCTTTATACGACTTTGTGACAATTATTCGAACAATGTCTCAAAACTATTTACTTTACGTAAGCTATTGTATTCCTGTCAAAATCAAAATTCAAGAGAAGAAAATTACTTAATTTTTTAATACACTTAATTAAATTTTTTAATTATCCATTATCAGAATATAAAAAAAACACCGGTGTTTTGACCGGTGCTTTCTATCTATATACCCATGTTTTGGACTATATCTTAGATTTTCCTGGGACTTCGTGATGATGCCTGCATCTTGCTTCATACGATTCGGATGCGCCTACCATGATGACCGGATCATCGTAAGAAGCAGGTTTGCCGTCTATCAGGCGCTGTGTTCTGCTCGCCGGTGACCCGCAGACGGAACAGACGGCTTGCAGCTTCGTCACAGTTTCCGCAATCGCCATAATATCCGGGACGACGCCGAACGGCTCTCCTCTAAAATCCATATCAAGTCCCGCTGCAATCACACGGTAACCTTTATCGGCAAGAGATGATAAGACTGCAACAATGTCGTGATCAAAAAATTGCACTTCATCAACTGCAATCACATCCGTACTTTCACTGATGTGATCCCAAATATCCGCAGCAGAAGAAATGGCATAGCTCGTCATGGATGTTCCATTATGGGAGACAACAGCATCTTCACTGTAACGATTATCAATCACAGGCTTAAATACTCTGACTTCCTGCTTGGCATAAGTCGCTCTCTTCACTCTTCTGATCAGCTCTTCAGATTTCCCCGAGAACATGCTGCCGCAAATCAGCTCAAGCCATCCGCTTTGTTTCATTATGTACATAGGCTCCGCTCCCCTCTCTCTGCCAGCTGTGTTTTAGACAATATAAAAAACAGGCAAGACTGCTTCCTGCCTGTTGAAAAATCTATTATTACTTAAGACCGTATTTTTTGTTAAAGCGATCAACACGACCATCAGCAGAAGCGAATTTTTGACGGCCAGTGTAGAATGGGTGGCATTCAGAGCAAATCTCAACGCGTACCTCTTCTTTTACTGAGCCTGTTTCAAATTCATTTCCGCAAGCGCATTTAACTGTTGCTTTTTTGAAATTAGGATGAATTCCTGCTTTCATTGTATCCATCTCCTTCCGCCCTGAATCCCGTGTGGAAACAGAGTTATTATTTCGGAGCGTTGTCCGAAACGCATATGAGAAAATTATATCAGTGATTTACTTCTTTTGCAAATACAATTTATCGTCTAGCAGATGATAGATTTGCCTGTTTCCATTCTTGATTGAGAATATCGAAAAATTCTTGGTTTGTTTTGGTTTTTTTCATTTTTCTCATGAACTTTTCTGCGAAATCAGGTGAATCAGACATCGTTTTGCGGATCGACCATAAACGATCAAGATGCTCTTTAGGCACAAGCAGTTCTTCCTTGCGCGTTCCTGAACGGCGGATATCGATGGCCGGGAAAATGCGGCGCTCTGCCAGAGACCGGTCAAGGTGAAGCTCCATGTTGCCTGTTCCCTTGAATTCCTCATAAATCACATCATCCATACGTGATCCTGTATCGACAAGAGCCGTAGCAAGGATGGTTAAGCTGCCGCCCTCTTCGATATTTCTCGCAGCACCGAAGAAGCGTTTCGGACGGTGGAACGCCGCTGGGTCAATCCCGCCGGAAAGCGTTCTTCCGCTTGGCGGAATTACTAAGTTGTAGGCCCGCGCAAGTCGTGTGATGCTGTCCATCAGGATGATAACGTCTTTTTTGTGTTCTACGAGACGCATCGCGCGCTCAAGTACAAGCTCGGCCACTTTGATATGGTTTTCCGGCACTTCATCAAACGTTGAGCTGACGACATCCCCAGCTACAGAGCGTTCGATATCGGTCACTTCCTCCGGTCTTTCGTCGATCAGAAGCACGATCAGTTCTGCTTCAGGCTGGTTTGCTGTAATGCTGTTGGCAATTTCTTTCAGAAGCATCGTTTTTCCGGCTTTTGGCGGCGCCACAATCAAACCGCGCTGTCCAAATCCGACCGGCGCCATCATGTCCATAATTCTTGTAGACAAGAAGTTCGGCTTTGTTTCAAGCACCATTTGACGGTCTGGGTAAAGAGGCGTAAGAGCCGGGAAATGTACACGCTCTTTTGCAGATTCGGGATCATCCCCGTTTACTGCTTCAACGTGCAAAAGTCCATAGTAGCGCTCATTTTCTTTTGGCGGGCGAACCTTGCCTGATACTTTGTCTCCGTTCCGCAAATCGAAACGGCGGATTTGTGAAGCTGAGATGTAAATGTCTTCTGAGCTTGGAGAGTAGTTGATCGGTCTCAGGAAGCCGAAACCTTCAGACTGGATGATCTCAAGAACGCCTTCCATGAACAGCAGATCTTCCTGTTCTGCATTCGCTTTCAGAATGGCGAAAATGAGTTCTTTTTTTGTCAGTTTGCTGTAATAGGAGATTTTATAATGTCTTGCAAGTTCATAAAGCTCTTTCAATTTCATATTTTCCAAAGAGGAAATAGATACGTCTTTCATAAAAACACCACGCTTTTCATAGTCAATATCTTACTCTGCACATGTAAATCTGCTGCTTTTGCACAACATCCGCCAAAGCACATTCTTTTTTTAACATAAAGGAACTTCTATCGGTAACACTTCCACCCATGATCGGCGCTTTTGTTAAAAGGATTGTCTTAATGAGTTTTGAAGGAAGCGAGGACAAAAACATGAGAAGATCAATACTTATATCGTCTGTATGCGGTAGAAATTGAAACTTTCCTAGTGCTTAAAAGAAGGAATTACGCAGTAAAATTCGCAGCACTCTTTATTTTTACCTTATTTCAAAAAATTATTCAACTGAAATAAGGTTTTGACACGGAATTGATAGAGTTGACGCTTTTCTGCAAAAGAAAAGCGGGCTTATACCCGCTTTTTCTGTTTGTTATGGACGGATTACAAGATTTGGTTTCTTTTTCAGGCTGTGTCTGCCGTCAACAAAACGGACAGTGCCTGATTTTGCACGGATAACTAAGCTTTCAGTTGTACCGACAGAGCCTTTGAATTGAACGCCTTTTAACAGCTCGCCGTCAGTTACCCCGGTAGCTGCAAAAATCGCGTCATCACCCTTCACAAGGTCTTCCATACGAAGGACTTTGCTTAAATCAAGGCCCATGTTATTACAGCGTATGATTTCTTCCTCGCTTTGCGGAAGAAGTTTACCGATAATTTCTCCGCCCAGTGCTTTTAACGCAACAGCGGAAAGCACACCCTCAGGAGCTCCGCCTGACCCGAACAGAATGTCAACGCCCGTGTGGTCGAAAGCCGTGTTGATGGCGCCTGCGACATCGCCATCATTGATCAATTTGATTCTGGCGCCGGCCTCACGAAGCTCGGAAATAATTTTCGCGTGTCTTTCACGGTTTAAGATTGTGGCAACGACGTCCTCAACATCCTTGTTTTTCGCTTTCGCCACCGCTTTAAGGTTATCAATGACGGGTGCTTCGATGTCAATACAGCCCACCGCTTCCGGGCCGACTGCGATTTTTTCCATATACATGTCAGGAGCGTTCAAAAGCGTGCCGTGGTCTGCGACCGCGAT
Proteins encoded:
- a CDS encoding GNAT family N-acetyltransferase; amino-acid sequence: MFYQLRMAREKDGDVLEEFLKQAKTNHEGVKEGFAQFLMLEDSEKNIAGCLGIEKISCDQGLLRSLVISDKLHQGHIVTLFQSMELLCEKHQIKTVYLIANQHSSADFLAAMGFEPAESVPEELFSSDHFCESRQTEGAVLMKKSSG
- the prmC gene encoding peptide chain release factor N(5)-glutamine methyltransferase, which produces MKTIFEALKWASSYLTEAGREENAAELLLLYDTGMDRSKLLASLQEPIGEDELYRFKRHVEMHKEGVPVQYIIGKEFFYGREFMVNDDVLIPRPETEEVVYHLLEKYRRVFSEVSKLEVVDVGTGSGAIAVTLALENQNFSVSAVDISKEALQVASANADKLGADVRFYQGDLLEPFIKAGKKADIIVSNPPYISEEEMADLSEIVRFHEPLHALTDGGDGLKFYKRFMEDIPLVMEDKVFVVFEIGWKQGAAVKELILKAFKDAEVEVLKDINGKDRTICAVIHKNK
- the racA gene encoding chromosome-anchoring protein RacA; its protein translation is MNTNMVASELGVSAKTVQRWVKQLNLPAERNELGHYSFTPEDVKVLKSVQKQISEGTAIQDIHVPQSAKKRTGFLVQKTSGDTERRIEQLEQKLDTLLQQKQDENELLARIGELERQLKQKADEGVSYQLLQHRRELDDILADLQSLTSQMKEFTAQPIPETAAASEKTKTRKKPLMSLFKFQT
- the gloA2 gene encoding SMU1112c/YaeR family gloxylase I-like metalloprotein, whose protein sequence is MLLKSIHHIAIICSDYEKSKAFYVHKLGLQVIQETYREERGSYKLDLSLNGSYVIELFSFPDPPARQTRPEATGLRHLAFTVSSLDKAVQELYEKGIETEPIRTDPLTGKRFTFFFDPDQLPLELYEQ
- the prfA gene encoding peptide chain release factor 1: MLDRLKSIEERYEKLNELLSDPEVVNDPKKLREYSKEQSDIQETVDVYRQYRDASEQLADAKAMLEEKLDAEMRDMVKEEISELQKETETLSERLKVLLIPKDPNDDKNVIMEIRGAAGGEEAALFAGNLYRMYSRYAELQGWKTEVMEANVTGTGGYKEIIFMITGSGAYSKLKYENGAHRVQRVPETESGGRIHTSTATVACLPEAEEVEVDIHEKDIRVDTFASSGPGGQSVNTTMSAVRLTHLPTGVVVSCQDEKSQIKNKEKAMKVLRARIYDKFQQEAQAEYDQTRKSAVGSGDRSERIRTYNFPQNRVTDHRIGLTIQKLDQILEGKLDEVVEALIVEDQASKLQQSEG
- a CDS encoding L-threonylcarbamoyladenylate synthase, producing MKTKRWFVDVTGELSTNDPQIAQAAALLRENEVVAFPTETVYGLGANAKNTDAVKKIYEAKGRPSDNPLIVHIADISQLDGLTGSAPEKAKTLMKRFWPGALTLILPCKPGALSPRVTAGLETVAIRMPDHPLALALIRESGLPIAAPSANLSGKPSPTKAEHVAYDLDGRIAGIMDGGPTGIGVESTVLSCAGDIPVLLRPGGITKEQIEAEIGPILVDKGLSDQNEKPISPGMKYTHYAPTAPLAICEGSPERIQHLIQEYQQGGRRVGVLTTEENAGVYSADYVKSCGKRAQLETVAAGLYDALRSFDEKKVDFIIAESFPDTGVGLAIMNRLMKAAGGRVIR
- a CDS encoding AEC family transporter encodes the protein MSILDILILLAPIFFVIVLGWFAGHFGSYDAKSAKGVSTLVTKYALPAHFIAGILTTSRSEFLSQVPLMVSLIIGIVGFYIIILLVCRFIFKYDLTNSSVFSLNSAQPTFAFMGIPVLGSLFGAQEVAIPIAVTGIVVNAILDPLAIIIATVGESSKKNEEGGDSFWKMTGKSILHGLCEPLAAAPLISMVLVLVFNFTLPELGVKMLDQLGSTTSGVALFAVGVTVGIRKIKLSMPAIGIALLKVAVQPALMFLIALAVGLPADQMTKAILLVAFPGSAVAAMIATRFEKQEEETATAFVVSAILSLISLPIIIALTA
- a CDS encoding DUF5316 family protein; translation: MKKALTAGILLIAIESMIGTIFPQALSYETMFGVASLVLIGLAIITSGLAVSGSDQRANYHSETKEGRTARMKMAAAFFVAAIPSILCYLLTVLF
- a CDS encoding UPF0715 family protein, yielding MKYNYTVLLSAFTMSVLYSIIYIHSFIIAALITMAFYFLFPYLIFALPLQFMMNKKPKRFSPLYLLYYLVSAFIANAIIFGVLQPSGQSLLQNTAFYLFAVLTALVYWIWDSVLLQKKEA
- the spoIIR gene encoding stage II sporulation protein R, whose amino-acid sequence is MKKTVIICIYIFLLLSGALVGLAKEETAQQSENQPVVIPDQAIRLRILANSDSDEDQQLKRHIRDAVNKEITIWVKDMTSIEEARRVIRSKLPEIKEIAKETMREEGANQSISVDFDKISFPTKLYGNMVYPAGEYEAILITLGNGEGANWWCVLFPPLCFLDFSNGEAVKEQEDKEASKKQTEKVLEDVTAKAEKAKKEEKEEKEDGTEVKFFLVEWISDLFS